The proteins below are encoded in one region of Pseudomonas ekonensis:
- the thrC gene encoding threonine synthase — translation MRYISTRGQAPALNFEDVLLAGLATDGGLYVPENLPRFTQEEIASWAGLPYHELALRVMRPFVTGSIADADFKKILEETYGAFAHSAVAPLRQLNGNEWVMELFHGPTLAFKDFALQLLGRLLDHVLQKRGERVVIVGATSGDTGSAAIEGCKRCENVDIFILHPHNRVSEVQRRQMTTILGDNIHNIAIEGNFDDCQEMVKASFADQGFLKGTRLVAVNSINWARIMAQIVYYFHAALQLGGPARSVSFSVPTGNFGDIFAGYLARNMGLPINQLIVATNRNDILHRFMSGNQYVKETLHATLSPSMDIMVSSNFERLLFDLHGRNGAAIAGLMDTFKQGGGFSVEQERWTEARKLFDSLAVDDAQTCETIAQVFEQTGEVLDPHTAIGVKAARECRRSLDIPMVILGTAHPVKFPDAVEKAGVGKTLELPAHLSDLFEREERCTVLPNELKSVQAFVSQHGNRGKPL, via the coding sequence ATGCGTTATATAAGTACCCGCGGCCAGGCACCGGCCCTGAATTTCGAAGACGTCCTGCTGGCCGGCCTCGCCACCGACGGCGGCCTGTACGTCCCGGAAAACCTGCCACGCTTCACCCAGGAGGAAATCGCTTCCTGGGCCGGCCTGCCGTACCACGAACTGGCTTTGCGCGTGATGCGCCCGTTCGTCACCGGCAGCATCGCCGACGCTGATTTCAAGAAGATCCTCGAGGAAACCTACGGTGCCTTCGCCCACAGCGCCGTCGCGCCGCTGCGTCAGCTGAACGGCAACGAATGGGTGATGGAGCTGTTCCACGGCCCGACCCTGGCCTTCAAGGACTTCGCCCTGCAACTGCTCGGCCGCCTGCTCGATCACGTGCTGCAAAAGCGCGGCGAGCGCGTGGTGATCGTCGGCGCCACCTCCGGCGACACCGGCTCGGCCGCCATCGAAGGCTGCAAGCGCTGCGAGAACGTCGACATCTTCATCCTGCACCCGCACAACCGCGTGTCCGAGGTGCAGCGCCGGCAGATGACCACGATCCTGGGCGACAACATCCACAACATCGCCATCGAAGGCAACTTCGACGACTGCCAGGAAATGGTCAAGGCCAGCTTCGCCGACCAGGGCTTCCTCAAGGGCACGCGCCTGGTGGCGGTGAACTCGATCAACTGGGCGCGGATCATGGCCCAGATCGTCTACTACTTCCACGCGGCCCTGCAGTTGGGCGGGCCAGCGCGTTCGGTGTCGTTCTCGGTGCCGACCGGCAACTTCGGCGACATCTTCGCCGGCTACCTGGCGCGCAACATGGGCCTGCCGATCAACCAGCTGATCGTCGCCACCAACCGCAACGACATCCTGCACCGCTTCATGAGCGGCAACCAGTACGTCAAGGAAACCCTGCACGCCACGCTGTCGCCGTCGATGGACATCATGGTGTCGTCGAACTTCGAACGCCTGCTGTTCGACCTGCACGGGCGCAACGGCGCCGCGATCGCCGGCCTGATGGACACGTTCAAGCAGGGCGGCGGCTTCAGCGTCGAGCAGGAGCGCTGGACCGAGGCGCGCAAACTGTTCGATTCGCTGGCGGTGGACGATGCGCAGACCTGCGAGACCATCGCGCAAGTGTTCGAGCAGACCGGCGAAGTGCTGGATCCGCACACCGCCATCGGCGTCAAGGCCGCGCGGGAATGCCGCCGCAGCCTGGACATTCCGATGGTGATCCTGGGCACGGCGCACCCGGTCAAGTTCCCGGATGCGGTGGAAAAAGCCGGTGTAGGAAAAACTCTCGAACTGCCTGCACATCTTTCTGATTTGTTTGAAAGAGAAGAACGCTGCACCGTCCTGCCGAACGAGCTGAAATCCGTGCAGGCCTTTGTCAGCCAGCATGGCAACCGCGGCAAGCCGCTGTAA
- a CDS encoding homoserine dehydrogenase — protein sequence MKPVKVGICGLGTVGGGTFNVLQRNAEEIARRAGRGIEVAQIAMRTPKPQFQTTGIAITNDVFEVATNPEIDIVIELMGGYTVARELVLKAIENGKHVVTANKALIAVHGNEIFAKAREKGVIVAFEAAVAGGIPVIKAIREGLSANRINWVAGIINGTGNFILTEMREKGRTFEDVLAEAQALGYAEADPTFDVEGIDAAHKLTILASIAFGVPLQFDKAYTEGITKLTTADVNYAEALGYRIKHLGVARSTAAGIELRVHPTLIPADRLIANVNGVMNAVMVNGDAAGSTLFYGAGAGMEPTASSVIADLVDVVRAMTSDPENRVPHLAFQPDSLSAHPILPIEACESAYYLRIQAKDHPGVLAQVASILSERGINIESIMQKEAEEHDGLVPMILLTHRVLEQRINDAIAALEALAGVVGPVVRIRVESLN from the coding sequence GTGAAACCGGTCAAAGTAGGCATCTGTGGGTTAGGGACCGTCGGTGGCGGAACCTTCAACGTACTTCAGCGCAACGCCGAGGAAATCGCTCGTCGTGCCGGGCGTGGGATCGAAGTGGCACAAATTGCCATGCGCACGCCAAAGCCTCAGTTCCAGACGACCGGTATTGCGATTACCAACGATGTCTTCGAAGTGGCCACGAACCCTGAGATCGACATCGTCATAGAGCTGATGGGCGGCTATACCGTTGCCCGCGAGCTGGTACTCAAGGCCATCGAGAATGGCAAGCATGTGGTCACCGCGAACAAGGCTCTGATTGCCGTTCACGGTAATGAAATTTTCGCCAAGGCCCGCGAGAAAGGCGTGATCGTGGCATTCGAAGCGGCGGTGGCCGGTGGCATTCCGGTGATCAAGGCGATCCGTGAAGGCCTGTCCGCCAACCGCATCAACTGGGTCGCCGGGATCATCAACGGCACCGGCAACTTCATCCTCACCGAAATGCGTGAGAAGGGTCGCACCTTCGAAGACGTGCTGGCCGAGGCGCAGGCGCTGGGTTATGCCGAAGCCGATCCGACGTTCGATGTCGAAGGCATCGACGCAGCGCACAAGCTGACGATCCTGGCGTCCATCGCGTTCGGTGTTCCGCTGCAGTTCGACAAGGCCTACACCGAAGGCATCACCAAGCTGACCACCGCCGACGTGAACTACGCCGAAGCGCTGGGCTACCGCATCAAGCACCTGGGCGTGGCGCGCAGCACCGCGGCCGGCATCGAATTGCGCGTCCACCCGACGCTGATTCCGGCCGACCGCCTGATCGCCAACGTCAACGGCGTGATGAACGCGGTGATGGTCAACGGCGACGCCGCCGGCTCGACCCTGTTCTACGGCGCCGGCGCCGGCATGGAGCCGACCGCCTCGTCGGTGATCGCCGACCTCGTGGACGTGGTTCGCGCCATGACCTCCGACCCGGAAAACCGCGTGCCGCACCTGGCCTTCCAGCCGGACTCGCTGTCGGCCCATCCGATCCTGCCGATCGAAGCCTGCGAAAGCGCGTACTACCTGCGCATCCAGGCCAAGGACCATCCGGGCGTGCTGGCCCAGGTGGCGAGCATCCTGTCGGAGCGCGGCATCAACATCGAATCGATCATGCAGAAGGAAGCCGAGGAACACGACGGCCTGGTGCCGATGATCCTGCTGACCCACCGCGTGCTGGAGCAGCGCATCAACGACGCGATCGCCGCCCTCGAAGCCCTGGCGGGCGTGGTCGGCCCGGTCGTGCGGATCCGCGTCGAATCCCTGAATTAA
- the dsbC gene encoding bifunctional protein-disulfide isomerase/oxidoreductase DsbC — translation MRLTQIFAAAALALASTFAVADDAAEKAIRQSLENLQLDVPVDTISASPLPGLYEVKLKGSRVLYASADGQYIVQGYMFQLKDGKPVNLTEKTERLGISKLINAIPVAETVVYPAVGETKSHITVFTDTTCPYCHKLHAEVPELNKRGIEVRYVAFPRQGLGSPGDEQLQAVWCSKDKKSAMDKMVDGKEIKAAKCDNPVSKQFALGQSIGVNGTPAIVLADGQVIPGYQPAPQVAKLALGAK, via the coding sequence ATGCGTCTGACCCAGATTTTCGCGGCCGCCGCCCTCGCGTTGGCCAGCACCTTTGCCGTCGCCGACGATGCGGCGGAGAAAGCCATTCGCCAAAGCCTGGAAAACCTCCAGCTCGACGTGCCGGTCGACACCATCAGCGCCAGCCCGCTGCCAGGCCTTTACGAGGTCAAGCTCAAGGGCAGCCGTGTGCTGTACGCCAGCGCCGACGGCCAGTACATCGTCCAGGGCTACATGTTCCAGCTCAAGGACGGCAAGCCGGTCAACCTGACCGAGAAGACCGAGCGCCTGGGCATCTCCAAGCTGATCAACGCGATCCCGGTGGCCGAAACCGTGGTCTACCCGGCCGTGGGCGAGACCAAGTCGCACATCACCGTGTTCACCGACACCACCTGCCCGTATTGCCACAAGCTGCACGCCGAAGTGCCTGAGCTGAACAAGCGCGGCATCGAAGTGCGCTACGTGGCGTTCCCGCGCCAGGGCCTGGGCTCGCCGGGCGATGAGCAACTGCAGGCGGTGTGGTGCTCCAAGGACAAGAAGTCGGCCATGGACAAGATGGTCGACGGCAAGGAGATCAAGGCCGCCAAGTGCGATAACCCGGTCTCCAAGCAGTTCGCCCTCGGCCAGTCGATCGGCGTGAACGGCACACCGGCCATCGTATTGGCCGACGGACAGGTCATTCCGGGCTACCAGCCTGCGCCGCAAGTCGCCAAACTGGCGCTGGGCGCGAAATAA
- the xerD gene encoding site-specific tyrosine recombinase XerD — protein MPAIDHPLIDQFLDALWLEKGLSDNTRDAYRSDLALFNGWLQEQHLELINAGRELILDHLAWRLEQNYKPRSTARFLSGVRGFYRYLLREKLIAVDPTLRVDMPQLGRPLPKSLSEADVEALLAAPDLSEPIGQRDRAMLEVLYACGLRVTELVSLTLEQVNLRQGVLRVMGKGSKERLVPMGEEAIVWVERYLRDGRNELLGGRPSDVLFPSLRGEQMTRQTFWHRIKHQAQVAGIGKSLSPHTLRHAFATHLLNHGADLRVVQMLLGHSDLSTTQIYTHVARARLQDLHARHHPRG, from the coding sequence ATGCCAGCCATCGACCATCCGCTGATTGACCAATTCCTCGACGCCCTGTGGCTGGAAAAAGGCCTGTCCGACAACACCCGCGATGCGTACCGCAGCGATCTGGCGCTGTTCAACGGTTGGTTGCAGGAGCAGCACCTGGAGCTGATCAACGCCGGTCGCGAACTGATCCTCGATCACCTGGCCTGGCGTCTGGAGCAGAACTACAAGCCTCGCTCCACCGCCCGTTTTCTCTCCGGCGTGCGGGGGTTCTACCGCTACCTGCTGCGAGAGAAACTGATCGCGGTGGATCCGACCCTGCGGGTCGACATGCCGCAATTGGGCAGGCCGTTGCCCAAATCGCTGTCGGAGGCTGACGTGGAGGCGCTGCTGGCCGCCCCGGACCTGAGCGAGCCCATCGGCCAGCGCGACCGCGCCATGCTGGAGGTGCTGTACGCCTGCGGCTTGCGGGTGACCGAACTGGTCAGCCTGACGCTGGAGCAGGTCAACCTGCGCCAGGGCGTGCTGCGGGTAATGGGCAAGGGCAGCAAGGAGCGCCTGGTGCCGATGGGCGAGGAGGCCATCGTCTGGGTCGAGCGTTACCTGCGCGACGGCCGCAACGAACTGCTCGGCGGGCGCCCCAGCGACGTGCTGTTCCCCAGCCTGCGCGGCGAACAGATGACGCGCCAGACCTTCTGGCACCGGATCAAGCACCAGGCCCAGGTCGCCGGGATCGGCAAGTCGCTGTCGCCGCACACCCTGCGCCATGCCTTCGCCACCCATCTGCTCAACCACGGCGCGGACCTGCGGGTGGTGCAGATGCTGCTCGGCCACAGCGACCTCTCGACCACCCAGATCTACACCCACGTCGCGCGCGCGCGGCTGCAGGACCTGCACGCCAGGCACCACCCGCGGGGCTGA
- a CDS encoding cation:proton antiporter, which yields MNEQQILLTFGGIGAAALGCQWLAWRLKLPAILFLLLTGILAGPLLGWLDPQEMFGPLLMPLVSLAVALILFEGSLTLHLSEWREIGSVVRRLVTLGALATWIVITLATHWLLGFDWLLATLFGSLTLVTGPTVIVPMLRVVRPKASIANILRWEGIVIDPIGALLAVVVYSFIIASAEGQGLRQSLLTFGGVILCGSAFGIAGGWLLGTVIRRQWLPEYLHNLASLAAVLGIFIAANQVTHESGLLAVTLMGMWLANMKGVDVRHILHFKENLSVLLISGLFILLAARLDLDALIGLGPLVLILLLVIQLIARPLNVLLSTAGSSLSWRERTLLCWIAPRGIVAAAVSAIFAIRLDEAGHEGALLLVPLTFAVIIGTVVLQSATARPLARLLKVAEPAPSGFLIVGANGPARLLGKALQQLGSRVLLTDSSWENIRAARMESLPTYFGNPASQHADAHLDLVGLGHLLALSPSGELNTLAAMRFRHDFGHQRLFGLASGQESRRSAKHRASLEHRGNQLGSEPLTYAKLASLLSQGAELYSTTLTDGFGWEDYRALHGNRATLLFMRDDSGWVYAVTPEAALKPGPGWTLLALIQPETGGA from the coding sequence ATGAACGAGCAGCAGATTCTGTTGACCTTCGGCGGCATCGGCGCCGCCGCCCTGGGCTGCCAATGGCTGGCGTGGCGCCTCAAGCTGCCGGCGATCCTCTTCTTGCTGTTGACCGGAATCCTGGCGGGTCCGCTGCTGGGCTGGCTCGATCCGCAGGAGATGTTCGGCCCGCTGCTGATGCCGCTGGTGTCGCTGGCGGTGGCCCTGATCCTGTTCGAGGGCAGCCTGACCCTGCACCTGTCGGAGTGGCGCGAGATCGGCAGCGTCGTCCGCCGCCTGGTGACCCTCGGCGCCCTCGCGACCTGGATCGTCATCACCCTGGCGACCCATTGGCTGCTGGGGTTCGACTGGTTGCTCGCGACCCTGTTCGGCAGCCTGACCCTGGTCACCGGACCGACCGTGATCGTGCCGATGCTGCGGGTGGTGCGCCCCAAGGCCTCGATCGCCAACATCCTGCGTTGGGAAGGCATCGTCATCGACCCCATCGGCGCGCTGCTTGCGGTGGTGGTCTACAGCTTCATCATCGCCAGCGCCGAAGGCCAGGGCCTGCGGCAAAGCCTGCTGACCTTCGGCGGCGTGATCCTGTGCGGCAGCGCGTTCGGCATCGCCGGCGGCTGGCTGCTGGGCACGGTCATCCGGCGTCAATGGCTGCCGGAGTACCTGCACAACCTCGCGTCGCTGGCGGCGGTGCTGGGGATCTTCATCGCGGCGAACCAGGTGACGCACGAATCGGGCCTGCTGGCGGTGACGCTGATGGGCATGTGGCTGGCCAACATGAAAGGCGTGGATGTGCGGCACATCCTGCACTTCAAGGAAAACCTCAGCGTGCTGCTGATTTCCGGGCTGTTCATCCTGCTGGCGGCGCGGCTGGACCTCGACGCCCTGATCGGGCTCGGGCCGTTGGTGCTGATCTTGCTGCTGGTGATCCAACTGATCGCCCGACCGCTGAACGTGCTGCTGAGCACGGCCGGCTCCAGCCTGAGCTGGCGCGAACGGACACTGCTGTGCTGGATCGCTCCCAGGGGGATCGTCGCTGCCGCCGTGTCGGCGATCTTCGCCATCCGCCTGGACGAGGCCGGGCACGAAGGCGCCTTGTTGCTGGTGCCGCTGACCTTTGCCGTGATCATCGGCACCGTGGTTCTGCAGAGCGCGACGGCCCGACCGCTGGCACGGTTGCTGAAGGTCGCGGAGCCCGCGCCCAGCGGTTTCCTGATCGTCGGCGCCAACGGCCCGGCACGCCTGCTGGGCAAGGCGCTGCAGCAGTTGGGCAGCCGCGTGCTGTTGACCGACTCGAGCTGGGAGAACATCCGCGCCGCCCGCATGGAAAGCCTGCCGACCTACTTCGGCAACCCCGCCTCGCAGCACGCCGATGCCCATCTGGATCTGGTGGGGCTGGGGCACTTGCTGGCGCTGTCGCCCTCGGGCGAGCTCAATACGCTGGCGGCCATGCGCTTTCGGCATGACTTCGGCCATCAGCGCCTGTTCGGTCTGGCCAGCGGCCAGGAAAGCCGTCGCAGCGCCAAGCACCGGGCCAGCCTTGAACACCGGGGAAATCAGCTGGGCAGCGAGCCGCTGACCTACGCCAAGCTGGCCAGCCTGCTCAGCCAAGGGGCCGAGCTCTACAGCACGACGCTGACCGACGGCTTCGGCTGGGAAGATTACCGGGCGCTGCACGGCAACCGGGCGACCCTGCTGTTCATGCGTGACGACAGCGGCTGGGTTTATGCAGTGACGCCCGAGGCCGCGCTGAAGCCGGGGCCGGGGTGGACGTTGTTGGCGTTGATCCAGCCGGAAACCGGTGGAGCCTGA
- the rplS gene encoding 50S ribosomal protein L19: MTNKIILALEAEQMTKEIPTFAPGDTVVVQVKVKEGDRSRLQAFEGVVIAKRNRGVNSAFTVRKISNGVGVERTFQTYSPQIDSMAVKRRGDVRKAKLYYLRDLSGKAARIKEKLA, from the coding sequence ATGACCAACAAAATCATCCTTGCACTCGAAGCAGAGCAGATGACCAAAGAGATCCCTACCTTTGCACCGGGCGACACCGTTGTCGTTCAGGTTAAAGTGAAGGAAGGCGACCGTTCCCGTCTGCAGGCGTTCGAAGGCGTTGTCATCGCCAAGCGTAACCGCGGCGTGAACAGTGCGTTCACCGTTCGCAAAATCTCCAACGGTGTTGGCGTAGAGCGTACTTTCCAGACCTACTCCCCGCAGATCGACAGCATGGCTGTCAAGCGTCGCGGTGACGTACGTAAAGCCAAGCTGTACTACCTGCGCGACCTGTCGGGTAAAGCAGCCCGCATCAAGGAAAAACTGGCTTAA
- the trmD gene encoding tRNA (guanosine(37)-N1)-methyltransferase TrmD: protein MASLRVEVITLFPEMFSAISEYGITSRAVKQELLQLTCWNPRDYTTDRHHTVDDRPFGGGPGMVMKIKPLEDALVQAKAAAGDAAKVIYLSPQGRQLTQPAVRELAKEDALILIAGRYEGIDERFIEAHVDEEWSIGDYVLSGGELPAMVLIDAVTRLLPGALGHADSAEEDSFADGLLDCPHYTRPEVYADQRVPDVLLSGNHAHIRRWRLQQSLGRTYERRADLLESRSLSGEEKKLLEEYIRERDDS, encoded by the coding sequence ATGGCGAGCCTGCGCGTAGAAGTCATCACGTTGTTCCCCGAGATGTTCTCGGCCATCAGTGAGTACGGCATCACCAGTCGTGCGGTCAAGCAGGAGCTGTTGCAGCTGACCTGCTGGAATCCGCGGGATTACACGACGGATCGGCATCACACTGTGGACGATCGCCCGTTTGGCGGTGGTCCGGGCATGGTGATGAAGATCAAGCCCCTGGAAGACGCCCTGGTTCAGGCCAAGGCAGCGGCAGGGGACGCGGCGAAGGTGATTTACCTGTCCCCGCAAGGCCGTCAGCTGACTCAGCCGGCGGTTCGCGAGCTGGCGAAAGAGGATGCATTGATCCTGATTGCCGGCCGTTACGAAGGCATCGACGAGCGTTTCATTGAAGCTCATGTCGATGAAGAGTGGTCGATCGGTGACTATGTACTGTCTGGCGGCGAGCTGCCGGCCATGGTGCTGATCGACGCGGTTACACGACTGCTGCCCGGAGCTTTAGGGCATGCGGATTCCGCCGAGGAGGATTCCTTTGCGGATGGTCTGCTGGATTGCCCGCACTACACCCGACCGGAGGTGTATGCGGATCAGCGTGTTCCCGACGTGTTGCTGAGTGGCAATCACGCGCACATCCGGCGTTGGCGTTTGCAGCAGTCCCTTGGTCGGACCTATGAACGACGCGCCGATCTTCTGGAAAGCCGCTCGCTTTCTGGAGAAGAGAAGAAGCTGCTCGAGGAATACATCCGCGAGCGGGACGATAGTTAA
- the rimM gene encoding ribosome maturation factor RimM (Essential for efficient processing of 16S rRNA) has translation MNATPEKADDLIVVGKIFSVHGVRGEVKVFSFTDPIENLLGYRNWTLRREGVVKQVELVSGRSTQKDLVAKLKGLDDRDEARLLSGYEICIPRSLLPDLTADEYYWYQLVGLKVINQDEQLFGKVDHLLETGANDVMVVKPCAGSLDDRERLLPYTEQCVLAIDLEAGVMRVEWDADF, from the coding sequence ATGAACGCGACGCCAGAAAAAGCGGACGACCTGATCGTCGTCGGCAAGATTTTTTCGGTTCACGGCGTTCGCGGCGAGGTGAAGGTCTTTTCCTTTACCGATCCGATTGAAAACCTGTTGGGTTACCGCAACTGGACGCTTCGGCGCGAAGGCGTGGTCAAACAGGTCGAGCTGGTCAGTGGCCGTTCCACTCAAAAGGATCTGGTCGCCAAGCTCAAAGGCCTCGACGATCGTGATGAAGCCCGTCTTCTGAGCGGTTACGAGATTTGCATCCCGCGAAGCCTTTTGCCCGACCTGACTGCCGACGAGTACTACTGGTACCAGTTGGTGGGTCTGAAGGTCATCAACCAGGACGAACAGCTGTTCGGCAAGGTTGATCACCTGTTGGAGACCGGCGCGAACGATGTAATGGTGGTCAAGCCCTGCGCAGGCAGCCTGGATGATCGCGAGCGGTTGTTGCCCTACACGGAGCAATGCGTGCTGGCCATCGACCTTGAGGCAGGCGTGATGAGGGTGGAATGGGACGCGGATTTCTAA
- the rpsP gene encoding 30S ribosomal protein S16: protein MLTIRLALGGSKKRPFYHLTVTDSRNPRDGSHKEQVGFFNPVARGQEVRLSVNEERLNYWLSVGAQPSERVAQLLKEKAKAAA from the coding sequence ATGCTAACAATCCGTCTTGCCCTTGGCGGCTCCAAAAAGCGCCCGTTTTACCACCTGACCGTAACCGACAGCCGCAACCCGCGCGACGGTTCCCACAAAGAGCAGGTTGGTTTCTTCAACCCTGTTGCCCGTGGTCAGGAAGTTCGTCTGTCCGTAAACGAAGAACGCCTGAACTACTGGCTGAGCGTTGGCGCACAGCCATCTGAGCGCGTTGCTCAGTTGCTGAAGGAAAAAGCCAAGGCTGCAGCCTGA
- the ffh gene encoding signal recognition particle protein, which produces MFENLTDRLSQTLRHVTGKAKLTEDNIKDTLREVRMALLEADVALPVVKDFVNSVKERAVGTEVSRSLTPGQAFVKIVQAELESLMGAANEDLNLSAVPPAVVLMAGLQGAGKTTTAGKLARFLKERKKKSVMVVSADVYRPAAIKQLETLANDIGVTFFPSDLSQKPVDIAQAAIKEAKLKYIDVVIVDTAGRLHIDEEMMVEIKALHASVNPVETLFVVDAMTGQDAANTAKAFGDALPLTGVILTKVDGDARGGAALSVRSITGKPIKFIGMGEKSEALEPFHPERIASRILGMGDVLSLIEQAEQTLDKEKADKLAKKLKKGKGFDLEDFRDQLQQMKNMGGLGGLMDKLPNIGGVNLSQMGNAQNAAEKQFKQMEAIINSMTPAERRDPELISGSRKRRIALGSGTQVQDIGRLIKQHKQMQKMMKKFSAKGGMAKMMRGLGGMMPGGGMPKL; this is translated from the coding sequence ATGTTTGAAAACCTAACCGACCGTCTCTCGCAGACGCTGCGCCATGTCACCGGCAAGGCGAAGCTGACCGAGGACAACATCAAAGACACCCTGCGCGAAGTGCGCATGGCGTTGCTCGAAGCCGACGTCGCCTTGCCGGTGGTCAAGGACTTCGTCAATTCGGTCAAGGAGCGCGCCGTCGGCACCGAGGTGTCGCGCAGCCTGACGCCGGGCCAGGCGTTCGTGAAGATCGTCCAGGCCGAGCTCGAAAGCCTGATGGGTGCGGCCAACGAAGACCTGAACCTGAGTGCCGTGCCGCCGGCCGTGGTGCTGATGGCCGGCCTGCAGGGCGCCGGCAAGACCACCACCGCCGGCAAACTGGCGCGCTTCCTCAAGGAACGCAAGAAGAAGTCGGTGATGGTCGTGTCGGCGGACGTCTACCGTCCGGCGGCGATCAAGCAGCTGGAAACCCTGGCCAACGACATCGGCGTGACCTTCTTCCCGTCCGACCTGAGCCAGAAGCCGGTCGACATCGCCCAGGCGGCTATTAAGGAAGCGAAGCTCAAGTACATCGACGTGGTCATCGTCGACACCGCCGGCCGCCTGCACATCGACGAAGAGATGATGGTCGAGATCAAGGCGCTGCACGCCTCGGTCAATCCGGTGGAAACCCTGTTCGTGGTCGATGCCATGACCGGCCAGGACGCCGCCAACACGGCCAAGGCCTTCGGCGATGCGCTGCCGCTGACCGGCGTGATCCTGACCAAGGTCGACGGCGATGCCCGTGGCGGCGCCGCGCTGTCCGTGCGCTCGATCACCGGCAAGCCGATCAAGTTCATCGGCATGGGCGAGAAGAGCGAAGCGCTCGAGCCGTTCCATCCTGAGCGGATCGCCTCGCGGATCCTCGGCATGGGCGACGTGCTCAGCCTGATCGAGCAGGCCGAGCAGACCCTCGACAAGGAAAAGGCCGACAAGCTGGCCAAGAAGCTGAAGAAGGGCAAGGGCTTCGACCTCGAAGACTTCCGCGATCAGTTGCAACAGATGAAGAACATGGGCGGCCTCGGCGGGCTCATGGACAAGCTGCCGAACATCGGCGGCGTGAACCTGTCGCAGATGGGCAACGCCCAGAACGCGGCGGAGAAGCAGTTCAAGCAGATGGAGGCCATCATCAACTCCATGACCCCGGCCGAACGCCGCGACCCCGAGCTGATCAGCGGCTCGCGCAAGCGCCGGATCGCCTTGGGTTCCGGCACCCAGGTGCAGGACATCGGCCGCTTGATCAAGCAGCACAAGCAGATGCAGAAGATGATGAAGAAGTTCTCCGCCAAGGGCGGAATGGCGAAGATGATGCGCGGCCTGGGCGGCATGATGCCCGGCGGCGGCATGCCCAAGCTCTGA
- a CDS encoding cytochrome C assembly family protein, with product MLPLSPSLLTTLAAALLYAAATLYQGTRLATGAKADKRRLVTLGVLAVLAHGASLLAHLLTPVGLALDFFSASSLIAAAVIALTLLACSRIPVENLLVLLFPLGAVTVLLAQFAPTGTVQVIDEEPGILAHILLSILAYGMFTIAVFQALLLLVQDHQLKHKHPSGLIRNFPPLQTMESLLFGFLWAGWTLLSLSLISGWLFVENLFAQHLVHKTLLACLAWVVFSVLLWGRNRLGWRGHKAIRWTLAGFCLLMLAYFGSKLVREYILHI from the coding sequence ATGCTCCCCTTGTCACCCAGTTTGCTGACCACCCTCGCCGCCGCCCTTCTGTACGCCGCTGCGACCCTTTATCAGGGCACCCGCCTGGCCACCGGCGCCAAGGCCGACAAGCGCCGGCTGGTCACGCTCGGCGTGCTGGCGGTGCTGGCCCACGGCGCCAGCCTGCTCGCCCATCTGCTGACCCCGGTCGGCCTGGCCCTGGACTTCTTCAGCGCCTCGAGCCTGATCGCCGCCGCCGTCATCGCCCTGACCTTGCTGGCCTGCTCGCGGATCCCCGTGGAGAACCTGCTGGTGCTGCTGTTCCCCCTCGGCGCCGTCACGGTGCTGCTGGCCCAGTTCGCCCCCACCGGCACGGTGCAGGTGATCGACGAAGAGCCGGGCATCCTGGCCCACATCCTGCTGTCGATCCTCGCCTATGGCATGTTCACTATCGCGGTGTTCCAGGCCTTGCTGCTGCTGGTGCAGGACCACCAGCTCAAGCACAAGCACCCCTCCGGGCTGATCCGCAACTTCCCGCCGCTGCAGACCATGGAAAGCCTGCTGTTCGGCTTCCTGTGGGCCGGCTGGACGCTGCTGTCGCTGTCGCTGATCTCCGGCTGGCTGTTCGTCGAAAACCTGTTCGCCCAGCACCTGGTGCACAAGACCCTGCTCGCCTGCCTGGCCTGGGTCGTGTTCAGCGTGCTGCTGTGGGGCCGCAACCGCCTGGGCTGGCGCGGCCACAAGGCGATCCGCTGGACCCTCGCCGGTTTCTGCCTGCTGATGCTTGCGTACTTCGGCAGCAAACTGGTCCGCGAATACATCCTGCACATCTGA